The Phycisphaeraceae bacterium genome has a window encoding:
- the metG gene encoding methionine--tRNA ligase subunit beta, whose translation MSEVTATPAPVAPPAKPTISFEEFMKLDLRVATVKHAEPHPNADKLLKIQLDDGSPTGRQVCAGIRGWYTPESLIGRQVIIVANLEPRKIRGEISQGMILAGSDAPKDGAAPDEGRTVVILTLEKPLPAGSVVS comes from the coding sequence ATGTCTGAAGTGACCGCCACTCCCGCCCCGGTCGCCCCGCCCGCCAAGCCCACGATCTCCTTCGAGGAGTTCATGAAGCTGGACCTTCGGGTGGCGACGGTGAAGCACGCCGAGCCGCACCCCAACGCCGACAAACTGCTCAAGATTCAACTGGATGACGGTTCCCCGACGGGGCGTCAGGTGTGCGCGGGGATTCGCGGGTGGTACACGCCCGAGTCACTGATCGGGCGGCAGGTCATCATCGTGGCGAATCTGGAGCCGCGCAAGATTCGCGGCGAGATCAGCCAGGGCATGATTCTGGCCGGAAGCGACGCGCCCAAGGACGGCGCCGCGCCTGACGAGGGTCGCACCGTGGTGATCCTCACGCTGGAGAAGCCGCTCCCCGCCGGTTCGGTGGTCAGTTGA